The following are encoded in a window of Panicum virgatum strain AP13 chromosome 5N, P.virgatum_v5, whole genome shotgun sequence genomic DNA:
- the LOC120676443 gene encoding GDSL esterase/lipase LIP-4-like translates to MAAARTTRISRPGGGAGAAAAAAAAVAVLVVSALAARTEYSWQEGGGDPAATACARRPVVFAFGDSNTDTGGVAAGLGYYYPLPEGRAFFRRATGRLCDGRLVIDYLCESLNMSYLSPYLEALGSDFTGGANFAISGSATLPRSAPFSLHVQVQQFIHFKQRSFELVAHGGSAPVDADGFRNALYLIDIGQNDLSAAFGSGAPYDDIIHLKIPAFISEIKDAIMTLYYNGAKNFWVHGTGPLGCLPQKLAAPRPDDGDLDYSGCLKTLNNGAYEFNNQLRAACDELRSQLRGATIVYTDVLLVKYDLVANHSAYGFEEPLMACCGYGGPPYNYNANVSCLGPGFRVCEDGAKFVSWDGVHYTDAANAVAAAKILSGEFSTPKLPFAYFCKA, encoded by the exons atggcggcggctcgCACCACCCGCATCAgcaggccgggcggcggcgcgggggctgctgccgccgccgccgcggcggtggccgtgCTCGTCGTCTCTGCTCTTGCGGCGAGGACGGAGTACTCCTggcaggagggcggcggcgacccggccgcgacggcgtgcgcgcggcggcccgtGGTGTTCGCGTTCGGGGACTCCAACACGGACacgggcggcgtcgcggcggggcTGGGCTACTACTACCCGCTCCCGGAGGGCCGCGCCTTCTTCCGCCGCGCCACAGGGCGCCTCTGCGACGGCCGACTCGTCATCGACTACCTCT GTGAGAGCCTGAACATGAGCTACCTGAGCCCGTACCTGGAGGCCCTGGGCTCCGACTTCACCGGCGGCGCCAACTTCGCCATCTCCGGCTCCGCCACGCTCCCCCGCAgcgcccccttctccctccACGTCCAGGTCCAGCAGTTCATCCACTTCAAGCAGCGATCCTTCGAGCTCGTCGCCCATG GTGGGAGCGCCCCGGTCGACGCCGACGGCTTCCGGAACGCGCTCTACCTCATCGACATCGGCCAGAACGACCTCTCCGCCGCGTTCGGGAGCGGGGCGCCCTACGACGACATCATCCACCTCAAGATCCCGGCCTTCATCTCAGAGATAAAGGACGCCATCATG ACTCTCTACTACAACGGCGCCAAGAACTTCTGGGTCCACGGCACCGGCCCCCTGGGCTGCCTGCCCCAGAAGCTCGCCGCGCCCAGGCCCGACGACGGCGACCTCGACTACAGCGGCTGCCTCAAGACCCTCAACAACGGCGCCTACGAGTTCAACAACCAGCTCCGCGCCGCCTGCGACGAGCTCAGGTCGCAGCTGCGTGGCGCCACCATCGTCTACACCGACGTGCTGCTCGTCAAGTACGACCTCGTCGCCAACCACTCCGCCTACG GATTCGAGGAGCCGCTCATGGCGTGCTGCGGCTACGGCGGGCCGCCCTACAACTACAACGCGAACGTGAGCTGCCTCGGCCCGGGCTTCCGGGTGTGCGAGGACGGCGCCAAGTTCGTCAGCTGGGACGGcgtgcactacaccgacgccgcgaacgccgtcgccgccgccaagatCCTCTCCGGCGAGTTCTCCACGCCCAAGCTGCCCTTCGCCTACTTCTGCAAGGCATGA